Proteins from a single region of Longimicrobiales bacterium:
- a CDS encoding polysaccharide biosynthesis/export family protein: MIQRVLLLLALSACVPATVRAQDPVPPNELQLLPGDFVRVAIWREPDLSGDFLVDPTGTVVLPMIGARTVAHRPWNDLHATLLEEFRNELRNPSIELIPLRRIYVLGQVAAPGLYSVDPMVSLAGAVATAGGAAEQGDLRKIQIFREGNAVLDGLTSADRLASIGIRSGDQIFVGRLSWVSRNSALLLTAGLSVTGIIVSIIAR, from the coding sequence ATGATCCAACGTGTTCTCCTACTACTCGCGTTATCGGCGTGCGTGCCTGCGACTGTCAGGGCGCAAGACCCGGTGCCCCCGAACGAATTGCAACTCCTCCCAGGAGATTTCGTGCGCGTCGCCATTTGGCGAGAGCCCGACCTCAGTGGTGACTTCCTCGTTGACCCCACCGGCACCGTGGTCCTCCCAATGATCGGGGCTCGTACCGTAGCACATCGGCCCTGGAATGACCTGCACGCTACACTTCTGGAGGAGTTTCGAAATGAGCTTCGGAATCCCTCGATCGAACTCATACCACTTCGCCGAATCTATGTCCTCGGTCAGGTAGCCGCGCCAGGACTCTATTCAGTCGATCCCATGGTATCCCTCGCTGGAGCGGTGGCAACGGCCGGCGGGGCCGCTGAACAAGGTGATCTCCGGAAGATCCAGATCTTCAGGGAAGGAAACGCCGTTCTGGACGGCCTCACTTCGGCCGACAGACTCGCCAGTATTGGGATACGGTCCGGTGATCAGATCTTTGTCGGCCGCCTCAGCTGGGTCTCGCGAAACAGCGCCCTTCTGCTCACGGCAGGGCTCTCCGTGACCGGCATTATCGTTTCGATCATCGCACGTTAG
- a CDS encoding GNVR domain-containing protein, which yields MTQSEMEGPRGHEGEGLTLPQLMRRLVSHWKMMIAVSVLVMVAVIAGTLLVAPRYRSTVVLRIMDLDPNSLSLGGQLSGIPGGDLLGLGRDDLETEVGVLRSWRVSQAVVDSLSLMVHLSKPVGVRADLFAVTRHGDADRHGRVTLRHDGQGTYSAVFKEKREDEADLGSVSPSGTLDFAGYRITLAEAPPSDEGEWPNTIRIDLLPRYEAIDRLREDLEIREQEGGSRLVNIAYTIPDRYLAAAVVNRIADEYIAYKVTAERSDARYTVAELSEQLAEQATRLVAAEEQLRTYQERTLIVAPEEEAIQQIKRIAQLQLGDDASRVERESLAELLALIDAGAATLGDSQRVDSDAYRRLVTFPTLISNGAIQDLLTVLLELENERAELLGRRTPENSDVRQLTGRIQEIEHQLHTLGTDYLSSLDGQIAATGEALARLNAELEALPEREMQYLRLFRDRTVLSEGYVLLQQQLRLAEVQDAIKTEGVRRVDEGLVAHKDNPEFPKPLVNLALGLILAGTLSVGSALARDLWEA from the coding sequence ATGACCCAGTCTGAAATGGAAGGACCCCGGGGGCACGAGGGGGAGGGACTGACGCTCCCGCAACTCATGCGGCGACTCGTGAGTCATTGGAAGATGATGATCGCCGTGTCCGTCCTTGTGATGGTGGCTGTCATCGCCGGGACCCTGCTCGTTGCACCGCGTTACCGAAGCACCGTCGTGCTGCGCATCATGGACCTCGATCCGAATTCGCTTTCACTCGGCGGGCAACTCAGCGGGATCCCAGGCGGAGACCTCCTAGGTCTTGGCCGGGACGACCTCGAGACCGAAGTCGGCGTCCTCCGCAGTTGGCGGGTTTCGCAGGCGGTCGTCGACTCGCTGTCCCTTATGGTCCACCTCTCGAAGCCCGTGGGAGTAAGGGCCGACCTGTTCGCAGTCACGAGGCACGGAGACGCAGACCGACACGGGCGCGTGACGCTTCGGCATGACGGCCAAGGCACGTACTCCGCCGTGTTTAAGGAGAAACGCGAAGACGAGGCAGATCTCGGCTCGGTCAGCCCCAGCGGGACACTCGACTTCGCCGGGTACCGAATCACCCTCGCAGAGGCCCCGCCATCCGATGAGGGCGAATGGCCCAACACCATCCGCATTGACCTCTTGCCCCGCTACGAGGCGATCGACCGTCTCCGGGAGGACCTCGAGATTCGGGAACAGGAGGGTGGATCTCGCCTCGTAAACATCGCCTACACGATTCCAGATCGATATCTCGCGGCCGCCGTCGTCAATCGAATCGCAGATGAATATATCGCGTACAAGGTCACCGCTGAGCGCAGTGACGCCCGATACACGGTCGCCGAGTTGTCAGAACAACTCGCCGAACAAGCCACACGGCTGGTGGCGGCGGAGGAACAGCTCCGCACGTACCAAGAGCGCACACTCATTGTCGCTCCCGAAGAGGAAGCGATTCAACAGATCAAACGGATCGCTCAACTGCAGCTCGGGGATGATGCCTCGCGTGTGGAGCGTGAGTCTCTCGCGGAGCTGCTGGCATTGATTGATGCAGGCGCAGCGACTCTGGGCGACAGTCAGCGGGTGGACTCCGACGCGTATCGCCGCCTCGTGACGTTCCCGACGCTCATATCCAACGGCGCGATCCAAGATCTCCTCACGGTGCTGTTGGAACTCGAAAACGAACGCGCCGAACTGCTGGGACGCAGAACCCCAGAGAACTCGGACGTCCGGCAGCTGACGGGTCGTATCCAGGAGATCGAGCATCAACTCCACACGCTCGGCACTGACTATCTCTCGAGCCTTGATGGCCAAATCGCTGCCACCGGGGAGGCTCTGGCGCGCCTGAACGCTGAACTCGAAGCCCTTCCTGAGAGAGAAATGCAGTACCTCAGGCTCTTCCGTGACCGCACAGTACTCAGCGAGGGGTACGTCCTGCTTCAGCAACAACTCCGGCTCGCGGAAGTCCAAGACGCGATCAAGACGGAGGGTGTGCGCCGCGTGGATGAAGGGCTGGTCGCGCACAAGGACAATCCGGAGTTCCCCAAGCCACTTGTGAATCTCGCTCTGGGCCTGATCCTGGCTGGCACGCTGAGCGTGGGAAGCGCTCTTGCGCGTGATCTGTGGGAGGCGTGA
- a CDS encoding capsule assembly Wzi family protein → MRLQKILLLLGGLVWVELLSVAGAAGQSLDIRPLVGLDSHAAAELRLAQLRDETDTRLWLLRTPSNILLTAPGPEDLSIQALIPDLRTAWNSDLPSSFNDGALWAGRGLNTRLRAGLIVRLKRVSLVVAPELLTHQNQDFQTIPFGTERDPTRSRWAHPYHPLPESIDQPLRFGNAPFNRVVPGQSSLTVDLGSLAVGVATENAWWGPGLKNGIVLSNQAAGIPRVFLETRRPIVTGAGHFEGSWFLGRLNESDYFDNNPANDHRSLSALAVTFRPNFDPGLTLGLARAVFAPVGDGTDILSAGLNFLHSVGRPNSTEEPGASAPDQVTSFFGRWVVHGFEAYWEWARFEQPESLGDFLEFPQHSQGYTYGLMWAERETQGAWLSVEAELTNLEPSSTWRHRYVYSSYSSRVVPQGYTHEGQTVGASIGTGSSSQWIAIDRHDDQWQAGVFAGRIRWDAAARFSKVVPSPKREDVSLYWGLRGGIDQKGWHLGIELSQEMRLNYLFQGFKHDPVTFRAEGVDIANTGLILTLARNVGP, encoded by the coding sequence TTGCGTCTCCAGAAGATCCTGCTCCTCTTGGGAGGCCTCGTTTGGGTCGAGTTGCTATCCGTTGCGGGGGCGGCGGGCCAATCCTTGGACATCCGGCCACTCGTGGGGCTGGACAGCCACGCGGCGGCCGAGCTTCGGCTCGCCCAGTTGCGTGACGAAACCGACACGCGACTGTGGCTTCTCCGGACGCCTTCGAACATTCTGCTCACCGCCCCGGGCCCTGAAGATCTCTCGATCCAAGCGTTGATCCCGGACCTACGCACGGCGTGGAACTCCGACCTCCCGTCTTCCTTCAACGACGGTGCACTCTGGGCGGGACGCGGGCTGAACACTCGGCTGCGCGCAGGTCTTATTGTCAGGTTGAAGCGGGTCTCACTTGTCGTAGCACCCGAGTTACTCACCCACCAGAATCAAGACTTCCAGACGATCCCCTTCGGCACCGAACGCGACCCGACCAGAAGCCGCTGGGCGCACCCGTACCACCCGCTCCCCGAGTCGATCGACCAGCCCCTCCGTTTCGGAAACGCCCCCTTCAATCGGGTGGTTCCGGGCCAGTCTAGCCTCACGGTGGACCTGGGCAGCCTCGCGGTGGGCGTAGCCACAGAAAACGCCTGGTGGGGACCGGGGCTCAAGAACGGAATCGTACTGAGCAACCAGGCTGCAGGGATTCCTCGCGTGTTTTTGGAAACCCGACGACCGATCGTGACAGGGGCAGGTCACTTCGAAGGCAGCTGGTTCTTGGGGCGCTTGAACGAGTCGGACTACTTCGACAACAACCCGGCCAACGACCATCGGAGCCTGAGTGCGTTGGCGGTGACCTTTAGACCCAACTTTGACCCGGGACTCACACTCGGCTTGGCCAGAGCCGTGTTTGCCCCGGTCGGGGATGGGACCGACATCCTGTCCGCAGGGCTCAACTTCCTACACAGCGTTGGAAGACCCAATTCTACCGAGGAGCCTGGAGCGAGTGCGCCCGATCAGGTCACCTCATTCTTTGGGCGGTGGGTCGTCCACGGATTTGAAGCGTATTGGGAATGGGCCCGATTTGAACAACCCGAGTCGCTCGGGGACTTCCTCGAGTTCCCACAGCACTCCCAAGGGTACACCTACGGCCTGATGTGGGCGGAACGGGAGACGCAGGGTGCTTGGTTATCCGTGGAGGCTGAATTGACCAACCTTGAGCCGAGCTCAACATGGAGGCATCGCTACGTATACAGTTCGTATTCAAGCCGCGTCGTGCCGCAGGGGTACACGCACGAGGGTCAGACCGTCGGTGCATCGATCGGGACCGGCTCGTCAAGCCAGTGGATCGCCATCGACCGTCACGACGATCAATGGCAGGCGGGGGTATTCGCAGGACGCATCCGATGGGATGCCGCGGCCCGTTTCTCCAAAGTCGTCCCCAGTCCGAAACGTGAGGACGTGTCCCTCTACTGGGGGCTCCGTGGAGGAATAGACCAAAAGGGCTGGCACCTTGGCATTGAGCTTTCCCAAGAGATGCGGTTGAATTACCTCTTCCAAGGGTTTAAGCACGACCCAGTGACCTTCCGCGCCGAGGGCGTAGATATCGCGAACACTGGCCTGATCCTCACATTGGCGAGAAACGTCGGTCCATGA
- a CDS encoding glycosyltransferase family 2 protein, with translation MGRSQAPKVSVVVLNWCGEEDTRACLESVLQSEYPALNVVLVDNGSPDGSGERLQCDYPNLDFIQIEENCGYTGGNNRGIQFAIDRGDDYVLVLNNDTEIDRLCIKFLVEAATERDDVGGVTSKILYHHDPARIWYGGGHFSAMRGLGIHWLEGELDVRSGVDVPREVSFMSGCCLLLSCRALREVGGFVDELFAYVEDAELCLRLSRSGYRMLYQPNARVLHHSRPAGEPPTPFQIRQRDRNRRWVMRRYFGPRHLIPFFVRFYASRSLLVVRYLAVGDWGRARAIVQGSFGGIGP, from the coding sequence TTGGGACGAAGCCAGGCCCCGAAAGTCAGTGTCGTCGTTCTGAACTGGTGCGGCGAGGAAGACACCCGCGCGTGCCTTGAGTCGGTTCTCCAGTCGGAGTACCCGGCTCTTAATGTCGTACTTGTCGACAACGGCTCTCCGGACGGGTCTGGGGAAAGACTACAATGCGACTATCCGAATCTGGATTTCATTCAGATCGAAGAGAATTGTGGCTATACGGGTGGGAACAACCGCGGCATACAATTCGCGATCGATCGCGGTGACGACTACGTCCTCGTACTCAACAACGACACGGAGATCGATAGACTTTGCATCAAGTTCCTCGTTGAAGCGGCAACCGAGAGGGATGATGTCGGTGGGGTCACATCAAAGATTCTGTACCATCACGATCCTGCACGGATTTGGTATGGCGGCGGCCACTTCTCTGCTATGCGTGGCCTCGGAATCCACTGGTTAGAAGGAGAGTTGGACGTTCGTTCTGGAGTGGACGTCCCGAGAGAGGTTTCCTTCATGTCAGGATGTTGCCTCCTGCTATCGTGCCGAGCCCTGCGGGAGGTGGGGGGGTTCGTAGACGAGCTGTTCGCGTACGTGGAGGACGCGGAGTTGTGCCTTAGGCTGTCCCGGTCGGGCTACCGTATGCTGTATCAGCCTAATGCTCGTGTGCTCCATCATTCACGGCCGGCGGGCGAGCCTCCGACTCCCTTCCAGATCCGGCAGCGAGATCGTAATCGCAGGTGGGTGATGCGCCGATATTTTGGGCCCAGACACCTCATTCCGTTCTTCGTGCGCTTCTACGCCAGCCGTTCGCTTCTAGTCGTGAGGTATCTCGCCGTTGGTGATTGGGGTCGAGCTCGGGCCATCGTTCAGGGGAGCTTCGGAGGCATCGGACCGTGA
- a CDS encoding glycosyltransferase family 1 protein yields the protein MNVCMDARLLMAGGIGRYIREIVSRALLDPRISRVTLLGSEDVVAGWLSGRDPRDIASVVHWGGRPYSLTSHLSWPVVASKVASPDVWFFPHYDVPMMSIPSPLVVTVHDVIQFRHPAGFPGWKRFLGMALLRSAVSHASSVVTVSHASANALAQVVPDVVRRMHVVHNGVSSRFAPLAPGEEMPSRFADLSRFLLTVGAPTAHKNLTVALEVLARLSDSFPDLRLCMVGFDAHDAGELNEHALRLGILDRVMHLGRVTDAELQELYLRCSVFLSPSTTEGFGLPALEAFACGSPVIVSDIPAFREILPPETLRVEPLNVALWAETVRHVLQRGGEGPGRPVAVESSSWDQSAEGTLQVLLDAARVQ from the coding sequence GTGAATGTCTGCATGGATGCCCGCCTCCTAATGGCTGGTGGAATCGGCAGGTACATCAGGGAGATCGTATCGCGGGCACTGCTTGATCCGCGCATCAGCCGGGTAACGCTCCTGGGAAGCGAGGACGTTGTTGCGGGGTGGCTCAGCGGCAGGGATCCGAGGGACATTGCGTCCGTGGTTCACTGGGGCGGGAGGCCTTACTCGCTTACGTCTCACCTGTCATGGCCAGTCGTGGCGTCGAAGGTTGCCTCCCCTGATGTCTGGTTCTTCCCGCACTACGACGTGCCGATGATGTCGATCCCGTCGCCGCTCGTGGTGACCGTGCACGACGTGATTCAGTTCCGGCACCCCGCAGGCTTCCCAGGTTGGAAGAGGTTCTTGGGGATGGCACTACTACGATCTGCAGTATCCCATGCGTCTTCGGTCGTCACCGTTTCTCACGCGAGCGCCAACGCACTCGCCCAGGTCGTGCCGGATGTGGTCCGCCGGATGCACGTGGTCCATAACGGCGTGTCATCGAGATTCGCGCCCCTGGCCCCCGGAGAGGAGATGCCGAGTCGCTTCGCTGACCTATCGCGGTTCTTGCTCACGGTCGGGGCTCCAACAGCACACAAGAACCTCACAGTCGCGCTTGAGGTGCTGGCGCGTTTGAGCGACAGCTTTCCTGACCTCCGGCTATGCATGGTAGGCTTCGACGCTCATGATGCGGGAGAGTTGAATGAACACGCTCTGAGGTTGGGCATACTAGATCGTGTCATGCACCTTGGACGCGTCACGGACGCGGAACTCCAGGAGCTGTACCTACGATGCTCCGTCTTTCTCAGCCCCTCGACGACGGAAGGATTTGGGCTGCCCGCGTTAGAGGCCTTTGCTTGCGGCTCACCTGTGATTGTTTCGGATATCCCTGCGTTTCGGGAGATTCTTCCCCCAGAGACATTGAGGGTGGAGCCATTGAACGTTGCACTGTGGGCTGAGACTGTGCGGCATGTCCTGCAGCGAGGAGGCGAAGGTCCGGGCAGACCCGTGGCGGTGGAGTCGTCGT